A section of the Elizabethkingia anophelis R26 genome encodes:
- a CDS encoding ABC transporter permease yields MIGVGWGMFLYVSLLGAAKGVENGFNKAFNGFATNSIFMWAQSTSIPYGGFPKGKLMQLHTNDIEMLKNKVPGIKYISPQNSRGARFGKPEPLVRNGKKGNYGITGDYPIGDAISKKKLTFGRYINDADISGNKNVVVIGNEVYESFFDAKKRENPIGKTITIKGIYFTVIGVFKVATNGPRMESNDMVFIPFTTYNKMFNNGDVAEMFAVVGKDNADLAQIEDNTKRILKEKYHVSPEDENAYGSFNLGKEFKKLTGFLTGMQFLTIIVGTLTIIAGVIAISNILLITVKERTKEIGIRRALGAKPSEVRNQILLESVVITLSSGLIGFFLGIFLLMGINALTENNDSFPFYNPSVNYSNVFSAMFVMVFLGLVIGLIPAQRAVRTKPIEALRTE; encoded by the coding sequence ATGATTGGTGTAGGTTGGGGTATGTTTCTATATGTAAGCCTTCTGGGAGCTGCTAAAGGTGTAGAAAACGGATTTAATAAGGCCTTTAATGGCTTTGCTACCAACTCCATATTTATGTGGGCTCAGAGTACTTCTATTCCTTATGGAGGATTCCCAAAAGGAAAATTAATGCAGCTGCACACCAACGACATAGAAATGTTGAAAAATAAAGTTCCGGGTATTAAGTACATTTCACCACAAAACAGTCGCGGAGCTCGCTTTGGCAAACCTGAACCATTGGTACGCAATGGAAAAAAAGGCAACTACGGAATCACTGGAGATTATCCTATCGGGGATGCTATCAGTAAAAAGAAACTAACATTCGGACGTTATATTAACGATGCCGATATATCTGGCAACAAGAATGTTGTAGTTATCGGAAATGAAGTTTATGAATCTTTTTTCGATGCTAAAAAGAGAGAAAATCCTATTGGTAAAACAATCACAATAAAAGGAATCTATTTTACTGTAATCGGAGTTTTTAAAGTAGCGACTAATGGTCCCCGAATGGAAAGCAATGATATGGTGTTTATTCCTTTTACAACATACAACAAAATGTTTAATAATGGGGACGTTGCCGAAATGTTTGCTGTTGTAGGAAAAGACAATGCAGATCTTGCTCAGATAGAAGACAATACAAAAAGAATATTAAAAGAGAAATACCATGTCTCTCCTGAAGATGAAAACGCTTATGGAAGTTTTAATCTGGGAAAAGAATTCAAGAAACTAACAGGTTTCCTTACCGGAATGCAGTTTCTTACCATTATTGTAGGGACACTTACTATTATTGCGGGAGTTATTGCTATTTCCAATATCCTTCTGATTACGGTGAAAGAACGTACAAAAGAGATTGGTATCCGTAGAGCTCTTGGAGCCAAACCTTCGGAAGTTCGTAACCAAATTCTTTTGGAGAGTGTTGTTATCACACTTAGTTCGGGTCTTATTGGTTTTTTCCTGGGTATATTCCTACTTATGGGGATTAATGCCCTCACGGAAAACAATGATTCATTCCCATTTTATAATCCGAGTGTTAACTACTCCAATGTCTTCTCTGCCATGTTTGTAATGGTGTTCCTTGGATTAGTTATCGGACTTATTCCGGCACAAAGAGCCGTAAGAACAAAACCTATTGAAGCATTAAGAACAGAATAA
- a CDS encoding four helix bundle protein, with amino-acid sequence MFLKLNHQNLEVYKSAKKLLNASYDILEKSPDSENFNLKSQLKRASTSVLLNISEGSSRKSKTERNRFYEIARGSIVEIDTCCEVIIERNYIKPEELTELGNYIVSTFILLSNLLKS; translated from the coding sequence ATGTTTTTAAAATTGAATCATCAAAATCTGGAAGTTTATAAATCAGCAAAGAAGTTACTTAATGCATCTTATGATATTCTTGAAAAATCACCTGATTCTGAAAATTTTAATTTAAAAAGCCAACTGAAACGAGCATCAACATCAGTACTATTAAATATATCCGAAGGTTCATCCAGAAAATCAAAAACAGAAAGAAACAGATTTTATGAAATCGCAAGAGGCTCAATAGTAGAAATCGATACCTGCTGCGAGGTTATTATTGAAAGAAATTATATAAAACCAGAAGAATTAACAGAATTAGGAAATTATATCGTATCAACATTCATTTTACTAAGTAATCTTTTAAAATCATAA